In one window of Nicotiana tabacum cultivar K326 chromosome 12, ASM71507v2, whole genome shotgun sequence DNA:
- the LOC107819211 gene encoding F-box/kelch-repeat protein At1g67480: MCSTDLSQQDSLGFDSLLTYNYVSDGPILPGLPDDVAKYCLALVPRSDFPAMGGACKRWRSFLRSKEFISIRKLAGLLEEWLYVLTVNAEGRESYWEVFDCLGNKHHQLPQMPGHIKAAFGIVVLNGKLLVIGGHSMIGESGSVSADVYQYDSYLNRWSKMASMNVARYDFACAEVNGMVYAVGGFGIDGESLSCAEVYDPDQDKWTVIESLRRPRWGCFACGFGGKLYIMGGRSSFTIGNSRSVDVYNPKSHTWGEMKRGCVMVTAHAVLEKKLFCIEWKNQRKLSIFNPEDNSWKMEPVPVTGSSSIRFQFGILDGKLLLFSLQGDPGYNTLLYNPNAASESQWQTCDIKPSGVCLCTVTIKA; encoded by the exons ATGTGTTCCACAGATTTGAGCCAGCAAGATAGTCTAGGTTTTGATTCCCTTTTAACTTATAATTATGTGTCTGATGGCCCCATCTTGCCTGGACTGCCAGATGATGTGGCAAAGTATTGCCTTGCACTTGTTCCCCGATCCGATTTTCCTGCTATGGGTGGTGCCTGCAAGCGGTGGAGGTCATTTCTGCGAAGCAAAGAGTTCATCAGCATTAGAAAGCTGGCTGGTCTGCTTGAGGAATGGCTTTATGTCCTGACTGTGAATGCAGAAGGAAGAGAAAGCTACTGGGAGGTTTTCGACTGCTTAGGAAACAAACACCATCAGCTCCCACAGATGCCCGGTCATATAAAGGCTGCTTTTGGAATTGTAGTTCTCAATGGTAAACTTCTTGTTATTGGTGGTCATTCCATGATTGGTGAATCTGGGTCGGTCTCAGCCGACGTTTATCAATACGATTCTTACTTGAACAG GTGGAGCAAAATGGCTAGCATGAACGTGGCACGTTATGATTTTGCTTGTGCTGAGGTGAATGGAATGGTTTATGCAGTTGGTGGTTTTGGGATAGATGGCGAATCTCTTTCTTGTGCTGAGGTTTATGATCCAGATCAAGATAAATGGACTGTGATCGAGAGTCTTCGCAGGCCAAGGTGGGGCTGCTTTGCATGTGGATTTGGGGGAAAGCTTTATATTATGGGTGGTCGATCAAGTTTTACAATTGGGAATTCAAGGTCTGTTGATGTGTATAATCCCAAGAGTCACACTTGGGGCGAGATGAAAAGAGGTTGTGTTATGGTTACCGCTCATGCTGTTCTGGAAAAGAAGCTCTTCTGCATAGAATGGAAGAACCAGCGGAAACTATCCATTTTCAATCCGGAGGACAATTCATGGAAGATGGAGCCAGTTCCAGTGACAGGGAGTTCAAGCATTCGATTCCAGTTTGGCATACTGGATGGGAAGCTTTTACTGTTTTCTCTACAAGGCGATCCTGGTTATAACACCCTGCTATATAATCCTAATGCAGCTTCAGAATCACAGTGGCAGACTTGTGACATAAAGCCATCTGGTGTGTGCCTTTGTACTGTTACAATCAAGGCATAA